In a single window of the Streptacidiphilus sp. P02-A3a genome:
- a CDS encoding MFS transporter: MADPTAAGDTGAVTPRLRQARVALLVSYLVQGAVFALLVTRIPAIQKQYGISDGLLPVFLAAVPVLAGVGSISMEWVVKRTSPRAVLRVVQPLVCLTLLGVGAGDRLWEAGAALGAFGLMVGGLDASEAMSAVSLQHRYGRSIVQGFYAVFSLGGIIGAILAWAGAHWHLSQLALFGTTAVVAIPIVLVAGIWYAGPAELGRAVEEAAAAAARSIPWKPLLPLCLAMCVAYIADSTVSNWSAKYMQDLMHTSSQMYSVPYAAYMVVALLGRMLGDGRVQRWGGVRTVKLGAIVCALGFALVALAPEEWTAVLAFAVVGLGVSVVVPQVFAAGGRLFPGDADAAVARLNIFNYVGFLVGSPLVGAIAGGSGYRVAMLVPMVLVLAVLTVTRAFGADAPQPAAVDTVAV; this comes from the coding sequence ATGGCTGATCCGACGGCGGCGGGCGACACCGGTGCGGTGACCCCGCGACTGCGGCAGGCCCGGGTGGCGCTGCTGGTCAGCTACCTCGTGCAGGGCGCGGTCTTCGCGCTGCTGGTGACCCGGATCCCGGCGATCCAGAAGCAGTACGGGATCAGTGACGGCCTGCTGCCGGTGTTCCTGGCGGCGGTGCCGGTGCTGGCCGGGGTCGGCTCGATCTCGATGGAGTGGGTGGTCAAGCGGACCTCGCCGCGGGCCGTGCTGCGGGTGGTCCAGCCGCTGGTCTGCCTGACCCTGCTGGGCGTCGGCGCGGGCGACCGGCTGTGGGAGGCCGGGGCCGCGCTGGGCGCGTTCGGGCTGATGGTCGGCGGCCTGGACGCCAGCGAGGCGATGTCGGCGGTGTCGCTCCAGCACCGCTACGGCCGGAGCATCGTGCAGGGCTTCTACGCGGTGTTCAGCCTCGGCGGGATCATCGGCGCGATCCTGGCCTGGGCCGGGGCGCACTGGCACCTCAGCCAGTTGGCGCTGTTCGGCACCACGGCCGTGGTGGCGATCCCGATCGTGCTGGTCGCCGGGATCTGGTACGCCGGACCGGCCGAGCTGGGCCGCGCGGTCGAGGAGGCGGCGGCCGCCGCGGCCCGCTCCATCCCGTGGAAGCCGCTGCTGCCGCTCTGCCTGGCCATGTGCGTGGCGTACATCGCCGACTCCACCGTCTCCAACTGGAGCGCCAAGTACATGCAGGACCTGATGCACACGTCCAGCCAGATGTACTCGGTGCCGTACGCCGCCTACATGGTGGTGGCGCTGCTGGGCCGGATGCTCGGCGACGGCAGGGTGCAGCGCTGGGGCGGCGTGCGCACGGTGAAGCTGGGCGCGATCGTCTGCGCCCTGGGCTTCGCGCTGGTGGCGCTCGCGCCGGAGGAGTGGACGGCGGTGCTGGCGTTCGCGGTGGTCGGCCTCGGCGTCAGCGTGGTGGTGCCGCAGGTGTTCGCGGCCGGTGGCCGCCTGTTCCCGGGGGACGCGGACGCGGCCGTGGCCCGGCTGAACATCTTCAACTACGTGGGCTTCCTGGTCGGCTCACCGCTGGTGGGCGCGATCGCGGGCGGCTCCGGCTACCGGGTGGCGATGCTGGTGCCGATGGTGCTGGTGCTCGCCGTGCTCACGGTGACCCGGGCGTTCGGGGCTGATGCGCCGCAGCCCGCGGCAGTCGATACCGTGGCGGTATGA
- a CDS encoding M23 family metallopeptidase has protein sequence MGTRDRLLAPLRRIVSQAPAPQDPTGLALTGLFGPEPPAPALFAPELLARVPLERLLETVAALRERHGALRSVRPQQELHRLAFDRGNELVWAVTDPDGRLTTLVTGPGALLARDRAGIVPAPTPAGDDARPAVAAAPEPPGAPAAGSRLTRASASVPAPAAATLQRTILAYAAATAVELTVPYLTDTATGWVLLLAQAPAFAWYVLRTAPAHTLPPWFRLLPLLPLAAALLAAARALPLLGPGLPWTAPGLPEAALALAVIGLAGWTHRRCRPVRPSPSAHPLVLDSPLRGGRFTVTEGGGPAVNRYAQESLLPGGGRSHRYAVDLVQLGDGELWRGRRALGLAPAVNERYAIHGHPVLSPCDGVVVAAVDGLPDHGPFESGASHPEGNHIAIDTGRALVVLSWLRQDSVRVRRGQHLTAGTLIAAVGNSGDGSEPALHLRAETRASRPLPGTGGGLPFRLAELRGDPLRGRRFSVPD, from the coding sequence ATGGGTACGCGCGACCGCCTCCTCGCCCCACTGCGCCGGATCGTGTCCCAGGCGCCCGCGCCGCAGGACCCCACCGGCCTGGCGCTGACCGGGCTGTTCGGCCCGGAGCCGCCCGCCCCCGCGCTGTTCGCGCCGGAGCTGCTGGCCCGGGTGCCGCTGGAGCGGCTGCTGGAGACCGTGGCGGCGCTGCGCGAACGGCACGGCGCACTGCGCTCGGTCCGCCCGCAGCAGGAGCTGCACCGGCTCGCCTTCGACCGGGGCAACGAGCTGGTCTGGGCCGTGACCGACCCGGACGGGCGGCTCACCACCCTGGTCACCGGCCCGGGCGCGCTGCTGGCCCGGGACCGCGCGGGCATCGTCCCGGCCCCCACCCCGGCCGGGGACGACGCCCGGCCCGCCGTCGCGGCCGCGCCGGAGCCGCCCGGCGCCCCGGCCGCCGGCTCCCGGCTGACCCGGGCCTCGGCCAGCGTGCCCGCCCCGGCCGCGGCCACGCTGCAACGCACCATCCTGGCCTACGCCGCCGCGACCGCCGTCGAACTGACGGTCCCGTACCTCACCGACACCGCCACCGGCTGGGTGCTGCTGCTGGCGCAGGCCCCGGCCTTCGCCTGGTACGTGCTGCGCACCGCGCCCGCGCACACCCTGCCGCCGTGGTTCCGGCTGCTGCCGCTGCTGCCGCTGGCCGCCGCCCTGCTGGCCGCCGCCCGGGCGCTGCCACTGCTCGGACCGGGACTGCCGTGGACCGCCCCCGGCCTGCCGGAGGCCGCCCTGGCGCTGGCCGTGATCGGGCTGGCCGGCTGGACCCACCGCCGCTGCCGACCGGTCCGGCCCTCCCCCAGCGCCCACCCGCTGGTGCTCGACTCGCCGCTGCGCGGCGGCCGGTTCACCGTCACCGAGGGCGGCGGACCCGCCGTCAACCGCTACGCCCAGGAGTCGCTGCTGCCCGGCGGCGGTCGCTCGCACCGGTACGCGGTCGACCTGGTCCAGCTCGGCGACGGCGAGCTGTGGCGCGGACGCCGCGCGCTGGGCCTGGCCCCGGCCGTCAACGAGCGGTACGCGATCCACGGCCACCCGGTGCTCAGCCCCTGCGACGGGGTGGTGGTGGCCGCCGTCGACGGGCTGCCGGACCACGGCCCGTTCGAGTCCGGCGCGAGCCATCCGGAGGGCAACCACATCGCCATCGACACCGGCCGCGCGCTGGTGGTGCTCTCCTGGCTGCGGCAGGACAGCGTCCGGGTCCGGCGCGGCCAGCACCTCACCGCCGGGACGCTGATCGCCGCCGTCGGCAACTCCGGCGACGGCAGCGAACCGGCGCTGCACCTGCGGGCGGAGACCCGGGCCTCCCGCCCGCTGCCGGGCACCGGCGGCGGGCTGCCGTTCCGGCTGGCCGAACTGCGCGGCGACCCGCTGCGCGGCCGCCGCTTCAGCGTCCCCGACTAG
- a CDS encoding HAD family phosphatase, translating to MRYDLVIFDNDGVLVDSEPISNRLLADYLTGLGYPTTIEDSYRDFMGAAAHTVHDVIAARHDGARLPETFDEDFHARVFAAFQQELLPVAGAAELLKRVRESGVRYCVASSAHHEWIRTALGRTGLDGFFTDGQLFSAQDVGRGKPAPDLFLHAAATMGVPPERCVVLEDSPLGVAAARSAGMDVFGYTALTPAERLAAATGQYSDTAQVPALLGLVQ from the coding sequence ATGCGCTACGACTTGGTGATCTTCGACAACGACGGTGTGCTGGTGGACAGCGAGCCGATCTCCAACCGGCTGCTCGCCGACTACCTGACCGGTCTGGGGTACCCCACCACCATCGAGGACTCCTACCGGGACTTCATGGGCGCGGCGGCGCACACCGTGCACGACGTGATCGCGGCCCGGCACGACGGGGCCAGGCTGCCGGAGACCTTCGACGAGGACTTCCACGCGCGGGTCTTCGCCGCCTTCCAGCAGGAGCTGCTGCCGGTGGCCGGGGCGGCGGAACTGCTGAAGCGGGTGCGGGAGTCCGGGGTGCGCTACTGCGTGGCCTCCTCGGCGCACCACGAGTGGATCCGCACCGCGCTCGGCCGGACCGGGCTGGACGGGTTCTTCACCGACGGCCAGCTGTTCAGCGCCCAGGACGTGGGCCGGGGCAAGCCCGCCCCGGACCTGTTCCTGCACGCCGCCGCGACCATGGGCGTCCCGCCGGAGCGCTGCGTGGTGCTGGAGGACAGCCCGCTCGGGGTGGCCGCCGCGCGCTCGGCCGGGATGGACGTCTTCGGCTACACCGCGCTCACCCCGGCCGAGCGGCTGGCGGCGGCGACCGGGCAGTACAGCGACACCGCGCAGGTCCCGGCGCTGCTCGGGCTGGTCCAGTAG
- the proC gene encoding pyrroline-5-carboxylate reductase translates to MTQRVAVLGTGKIGEALVSGLLRAGKAPADVLVTARRPERAAELRERYGVEAVSNAEAAKSADTLILTVKPQDMGVLLEELAPQVSADRLVISGAAGVPTAWFEERLAPGTPVVRVMTNTPVLVDEAMSVISAGSHAAEEHLLRTEEIFKPVGRTLRVPESQQDAATALSGSGPAYFYFLVEAMTDAGILLGLPRAVAADMIVQAAVGASVMLRDSGEHPVKLREAVTSPAGTTIAAIRELENHGVRAALLSALEAARDRSRELASGGR, encoded by the coding sequence ATGACGCAACGAGTCGCTGTCCTCGGTACCGGAAAGATCGGCGAGGCCCTGGTGTCCGGGCTGCTGCGGGCCGGGAAGGCCCCGGCGGACGTGCTGGTGACCGCCCGCCGCCCGGAGCGCGCGGCGGAGCTGCGCGAGCGGTACGGGGTGGAGGCGGTCAGCAACGCCGAGGCCGCCAAGAGCGCGGACACGCTGATCCTGACCGTGAAGCCGCAGGACATGGGCGTGCTGCTGGAGGAGCTGGCGCCGCAGGTGTCGGCCGACCGGCTGGTGATCTCCGGCGCGGCCGGGGTGCCCACCGCCTGGTTCGAGGAGCGGCTGGCGCCGGGCACCCCGGTGGTCCGGGTGATGACCAACACCCCGGTGCTGGTGGACGAGGCGATGAGCGTGATCTCGGCCGGTTCGCACGCCGCCGAGGAGCACCTGCTGCGTACCGAGGAGATCTTCAAGCCGGTCGGCCGGACGCTGCGGGTGCCCGAGTCGCAGCAGGACGCGGCGACCGCGCTCTCCGGCTCGGGACCGGCGTACTTCTACTTCCTGGTGGAGGCGATGACCGACGCCGGGATCCTGCTCGGCCTGCCGCGCGCGGTGGCCGCCGACATGATCGTGCAGGCGGCGGTGGGCGCCTCGGTGATGCTCCGGGACTCCGGCGAGCACCCGGTCAAGCTCCGCGAGGCGGTCACCTCCCCGGCCGGGACCACCATCGCGGCGATCCGCGAGCTGGAGAACCACGGGGTGCGCGCGGCCCTGCTGTCGGCGCTGGAGGCGGCCCGCGACCGCTCCCGGGAGCTCGCCTCGGGCGGCAGGTGA
- the ilvD gene encoding dihydroxy-acid dehydratase: MPELRSRTVTHGRNMAGARALLRAAGVAREDFGKPIIAVANSFTEFVPGHTHLQPVGRIVSEAVQAAGGIPREFNTIAVDDGIAMGHAGMLYSLPSRDLIADSVEYMVEAHCADALICISNCDKITPGMLMAALRLNIPTVFVSGGPMEAGKATLVDGTVRKLDLINAISDAVNENVSDEDIARIEENACPTCGSCSGMFTANSMNCLAEAIGLALPGNGSVLATHTARKALYQAAGRTVVEITKRYYGEDDASVLPRSVASRAAFENAVALDVAMGGSTNTILHLLAAAQEAELDFDMADIDALSRRLPCLSKVAPNGSYYMEDVHRAGGIPAILGELYRGGLLNEDVHSVHSPSLADWLKTWDVRGGSPSAEAVELWHAAPGCVRSASAFSQSERWDTLDTDAAGGCIRDVEHAYSTEGGLAILYGNLAVDGCVVKTAGVDESIWRFQGPAVVAESQEDAVDAILTKRVKEGDVVVIRYEGPKGGPGMQEMLYPTSFLKGRGLGKACALVTDGRFSGGTSGLSIGHASPEAASGGTIALVRDGDLITIDIPARSIRLEVSDEELAARRAELEATTGYRPASRERKVSAALRAYAAMATSADKGAVRDVSALG, from the coding sequence GTGCCCGAGCTGAGGTCTCGTACCGTCACCCATGGCCGCAACATGGCCGGCGCCCGCGCCCTCCTCCGGGCCGCAGGCGTGGCCCGTGAGGACTTCGGCAAGCCGATCATCGCGGTGGCCAACAGCTTCACCGAGTTCGTGCCCGGGCACACGCACCTCCAGCCGGTGGGCCGGATCGTCTCCGAGGCGGTCCAGGCAGCCGGGGGCATCCCGCGCGAGTTCAACACCATCGCGGTGGACGACGGCATCGCCATGGGCCACGCCGGGATGCTCTACTCGCTGCCCTCGCGCGACCTGATCGCCGACTCGGTCGAGTACATGGTCGAGGCGCACTGCGCGGACGCGCTGATCTGCATCTCCAACTGCGACAAGATCACCCCCGGGATGCTGATGGCCGCGCTGCGGCTGAACATCCCGACCGTGTTCGTCTCCGGCGGCCCGATGGAGGCCGGGAAGGCCACCCTGGTCGACGGCACCGTCCGCAAGCTGGACCTGATCAACGCGATCTCCGACGCCGTCAACGAGAACGTCTCGGACGAGGACATCGCCCGGATCGAGGAGAACGCCTGCCCGACCTGCGGGTCGTGTTCCGGCATGTTCACCGCCAACTCGATGAACTGCCTGGCCGAGGCCATCGGCCTGGCGCTCCCCGGCAACGGCTCGGTGCTGGCCACCCACACCGCCCGCAAGGCGCTCTACCAGGCCGCCGGGCGCACCGTCGTCGAGATCACCAAGCGTTACTACGGCGAGGACGACGCCTCGGTGCTGCCGCGCAGCGTCGCCTCCCGGGCCGCGTTCGAGAACGCGGTCGCGCTGGACGTCGCCATGGGCGGCTCCACCAACACCATCCTGCACCTGCTGGCCGCCGCCCAGGAGGCCGAGCTGGACTTCGACATGGCCGACATCGACGCGCTGTCGCGCCGCCTGCCGTGCCTGTCCAAGGTCGCCCCCAACGGCTCGTACTACATGGAGGACGTGCACCGGGCCGGTGGCATCCCGGCGATCCTCGGCGAGCTGTACCGGGGCGGGCTGCTGAACGAGGACGTGCACAGCGTGCACAGCCCGTCGCTGGCCGACTGGCTGAAGACCTGGGACGTGCGCGGCGGCTCGCCGTCCGCCGAGGCCGTCGAGCTGTGGCACGCCGCGCCCGGCTGCGTCCGCTCCGCCTCCGCCTTCTCCCAGTCCGAGCGCTGGGACACACTGGACACCGACGCGGCGGGCGGCTGCATCCGCGACGTCGAGCACGCGTACTCCACCGAGGGCGGCCTGGCGATCCTCTACGGCAACCTGGCGGTGGACGGCTGCGTGGTGAAGACGGCCGGGGTGGACGAGTCGATCTGGCGCTTCCAGGGCCCGGCCGTGGTCGCCGAGTCGCAGGAGGACGCGGTCGACGCGATCCTCACCAAGCGGGTCAAGGAGGGCGACGTGGTGGTCATCCGCTACGAGGGCCCCAAGGGCGGCCCGGGCATGCAGGAGATGCTGTACCCGACGTCCTTCCTCAAGGGCCGGGGCCTCGGCAAGGCCTGCGCGCTGGTCACCGACGGCCGCTTCTCCGGCGGTACCTCCGGTCTGTCCATCGGCCACGCCTCGCCGGAGGCGGCCTCCGGCGGCACCATCGCGCTGGTCCGCGACGGCGACCTGATCACCATCGACATCCCCGCCCGGTCGATCCGGCTGGAGGTCTCCGACGAGGAACTGGCCGCCCGCCGGGCCGAGCTGGAGGCGACCACCGGCTACCGCCCGGCCAGCCGCGAGCGCAAGGTCTCGGCGGCGCTGCGGGCCTACGCGGCGATGGCGACCAGCGCCGACAAGGGCGCGGTCCGGGACGTCTCCGCGCTGGGCTGA
- a CDS encoding class I SAM-dependent methyltransferase, with amino-acid sequence MSSSFLHGTTLSSSFGAVAAQYDAARPSYPQALFDAIEELTGRPLRGARVLDVGAGTGIVTRLLLGRGAEVVAVEPTLGMARQLASVLPRVPLVRADGNRLPFADRSADFVTYGQAFHWTTPDQSVPEARRVLRPGGALAVFWNVKDRSQGWPAAQERRLTAACPDYHGYGAVNQSASELERLGLRTGKALLKWSRSIPLEQSLADLGSRSYLAVLPEPRRAEVLAAEREALLAVFPDGVVREDFQLDLTVGVNDRG; translated from the coding sequence ATGTCGTCGTCCTTCCTGCACGGAACCACCCTCTCCAGCTCCTTCGGCGCCGTCGCCGCCCAGTACGACGCGGCCCGCCCCAGCTATCCCCAGGCGCTGTTCGACGCGATCGAGGAGCTGACCGGCAGGCCGCTGCGCGGCGCCCGGGTACTGGACGTCGGCGCGGGCACCGGCATCGTCACCCGGCTGCTGCTCGGCCGCGGCGCCGAGGTGGTCGCGGTCGAGCCCACCCTGGGCATGGCGCGACAGCTGGCCTCGGTGCTGCCGCGGGTCCCGCTGGTGCGGGCGGACGGCAACCGGCTGCCCTTCGCCGACCGCTCCGCCGACTTCGTCACCTACGGCCAGGCGTTCCACTGGACCACCCCGGACCAGTCCGTGCCGGAGGCCCGCCGGGTGCTGCGCCCGGGCGGCGCGCTCGCGGTGTTCTGGAACGTCAAGGACCGCTCCCAGGGCTGGCCCGCGGCGCAGGAGCGGCGGCTGACCGCTGCCTGCCCGGACTACCACGGCTACGGGGCGGTCAACCAGAGCGCGTCGGAGCTGGAGCGGCTGGGCCTGCGCACCGGCAAGGCGCTGCTGAAGTGGAGCCGCAGCATCCCGCTGGAGCAGTCGCTGGCCGACCTGGGCTCGCGCTCCTACCTGGCGGTGCTGCCGGAGCCGCGCCGCGCGGAGGTGCTGGCGGCGGAGCGGGAGGCACTGCTGGCGGTCTTCCCGGACGGCGTGGTCCGCGAGGACTTCCAGCTGGACCTGACGGTCGGCGTGAACGACCGGGGCTGA
- a CDS encoding sugar phosphate isomerase/epimerase, with protein MPAAKVALSTASVYPENTAAAFEIAGRLGYDGVEVMVWTDPVSQDIEALRRLSDYHGVPILAVHAPCLLITQRVWGTDPWTKLLRARAAAEKLGASAVVVHPPFRWQRQYARDFVQGIWRMADETDVRFAVENMYPWRYRDREVAAYAPDWDPTTEDYRHFTVDLSHVATSRTDALAMVDRMGDRLAHVHLADGSGSAKDEHLIPGRGTQPCAELLERLARGGFDGHVVLEVNTRRSAGPVEREAELAEALAFTRLHLATAARVGSPR; from the coding sequence GTGCCCGCCGCCAAGGTCGCCCTGTCCACCGCCTCGGTCTACCCGGAGAACACCGCCGCCGCGTTCGAGATCGCCGGGCGGCTCGGCTACGACGGCGTCGAGGTCATGGTGTGGACCGATCCGGTCAGCCAGGACATCGAGGCGCTGCGGCGGCTGTCCGACTACCACGGCGTGCCGATCCTGGCCGTGCACGCGCCCTGCCTGCTGATCACCCAGCGGGTCTGGGGCACCGACCCGTGGACCAAGCTGCTGCGGGCGCGGGCGGCGGCGGAGAAGCTCGGGGCCTCCGCCGTGGTGGTGCACCCGCCGTTCCGCTGGCAGCGGCAGTACGCCCGGGACTTCGTCCAGGGCATCTGGCGGATGGCGGACGAGACCGACGTCCGGTTCGCGGTGGAGAACATGTACCCGTGGCGCTACCGGGACCGCGAGGTCGCCGCCTACGCGCCCGACTGGGACCCGACCACCGAGGACTACCGGCACTTCACCGTCGACCTGTCGCACGTCGCCACCTCCCGCACCGACGCGCTGGCGATGGTCGACCGGATGGGCGACCGGCTGGCGCACGTGCACCTCGCCGACGGCTCCGGCTCCGCGAAGGACGAGCACCTGATCCCCGGGCGCGGCACCCAGCCCTGCGCCGAGCTGCTGGAACGGCTCGCCCGCGGCGGCTTCGACGGCCACGTGGTGCTGGAGGTCAACACCAGGCGCTCCGCGGGACCGGTCGAACGTGAGGCGGAACTCGCGGAGGCGCTGGCCTTCACCCGGCTGCACCTGGCGACCGCCGCCCGGGTAGGTTCACCCCGCTAG